The genomic window GCCCACCCAAGGGTTCTGGCTCCGGGGTGGGAGTCCCTCTGCCCTtctcccagctcctgcctccaAAGTCACCGACCTCCTCCTGGCCTCTCCGGATGTCGCCACCTAAGCAGCAGTCAGGGTTAGGGGTTCAGCAGCCCCTCACTCAGCATCATGGCCCATGTTTCCAGGAGCTAACTTCGTTAAAATTGGTGGGGGGAGGTTATGTGCTgcagctatacccagcagtgcttgggggaaccatgtgccagggatggaatcagggtcaaccacatgaCACACCAGAGTCCTCACCCCGTtagctctccccacccacccccactgccctgccccctACACTTCTGTGTAAACATTATAGTGGACAGTCATGCCAACTGTGCCACCCCCGTCACCCACAGTACGAGGCGCTGTCTTGCTTACAGCCGCACTCCAATGGCGGTGCAGTGACTCGCTGTGCAGTAATGACCACACTCCACCCCAAGGCCTGCTTCCCCGGAAAGTGGCCATGGGAAGGCACGGCCCTGGGAGAGGAGAGGATTCAGGCTGTGGGAATTTGGCAAGGCGCCCCAGGGCCCCGCTCCCCTCCCTGCGGATGGGGGTGCAGGAGCCTCTGCTGGCTGTGGCAGAGAACCCCTGCACAGGTGCCGCGCTGCTGTGAGCTCTCCACTGGAAAAGGTGAGTGCGTTTCTTCTGCCCCTTTCCTGGGGTTGGtctttgcttggggaccacaccagacagtgctccgGCAAACGAAGCCTGTACCCCAGTCCTCTGTGACACCTCCCGATGATGTAAAAGGTTGATTTCTCACTCTTCGGGGTGTCTGTAAGCTCTGCTCCAAACCCGCCGTCACCTGATGCATTCTAAGGATTTCTTCCCACTTCAGGCCAACTTTTCGCTGCTTGTTGGATGATTCGAGTACTCTATCCATCTCTCGCCTCCGTGGCTTCAGCTTGCCATGTCTTCTCCGGGAACCTTCTCTTTGCTTCTGGCTGAGTCAGTAGCCATGGCCCACTCCGTGTCTGACGCTCTGAAACCAGCCCCCAGCTGCTGTTCGCACAAGCCCAGGACTGAGCAGAGAATAGGCTTATCTCACTGCTGGGCCAGAGCTTCTAGACTCAGTGTCCAACAGCGCCCGAGGTGACCGCAGCCGGTGAGGAGCGTCCGGCCTCAGTCGCCTGAAGGCCTCTGTGGGTCACCCTCACCCCAGAGAGGCTGAGGTACCTGGGCAATACAGACCACGTGGCTGCAGGGCTACAAATCCCCTCCGGTCCCACAGAGCAGAAAGCTCGAGAGCCAAGACTATCCTCCACTGTGTCTGACTGAGAAAAAGCCCTTTCCAAACCACCTGTGACAGGGACACTTGTGCAGTTTCTGTTCCTCTGCTGTTCGCTGCTGAGGCCGACCCACTAGGTGCAGACGCGTTCTAGACTGCTCCTTTCAGGCGCGGTACTTCTTCCCTCTCGCCCCGAGTAACGTTAGCTGTGGACTGTGTCTGGACGGCAGTTCCTACCGCGCCTTGTCTTTGTCTCACCATTCTCTCAGAGTCTTCCTCTGGGTGTGCCtcataaataaaatagcagaCAGCTGCACTTCATTTTTCCATGGAATCTGAGCAGTCCTCTCTCAGCCAGGAAGTCTGCCTTCTATGGCGCAGTGACAGATGTTTGCTTTCGTTTCCATCATCTTagcaattattttccttttatccttTCTCTGTGATTTTCCCCCTTACCCTCCTGCTCTTTGGATGGAAGTTGGTTTTTTTAACTCCATTTTTACTTTTTCGGgttggtgggtttttttctttttttgaagaggttgtttgtttcatttgagggacacatctggcaatgctcaggggttactcctggatctttgctcagaaatcactcctggcagtgctttgaggaCACATGGGaaatcagggattgaacccggtcggaggcgtgcaaggcaagagccttaccagctgtgctacccTATCACTCTGGCGCCtccatttttaccttttttggaCATGATTAACCCTTTCATCACCCCGTCATGTGGTGATGTGACATCTAGAGGGAAGAAAGTCTTCAGTTATCAGGGCCAGTACTTCCCCTGGAACAAATTCAGAACATCTCAAATCTTAGCATCAGATTTCACCCCTTTGCTTGCTTCTTTGCTGTTTATTGTGTTTTAATGGAGAAATACATTAGCTGTTTTACAAACAGCATTTGAAAAATACAAGAAGTACAGAGAGTACAGAtaccataaaacaaagcaaactccAGTCCTGAGACGCTACATATAGCTTATGGGGGAAAATAATCTGATACTCAGGTAACGAAAACTAGAATTTAAAACTTCCATGTTTCCAGCTTGGCAAAACAAGTAGTACAGTTGCACAAAACAGTTAACGAGCTAATTCTTCCCAGGCCACCTTTGGGTCTGGCTCCACTGCTGGAAAGGAGCAGAGCAGATGGGCACAGCAAGGTGTCCACTGACCCCGGGAGGGCCAGGTGGGCAAGTGGCCACACTGCAGAGCATataaagacagagagggagggcaggagtcAGTTTCACAtgagaaacacacatatatgggagaaagggacctGAGGAGGGGACGGGAGGCGGGGCAGAACCAGGCAATTTGGAAAACCTGTTAGTTGGCTGGTTGAGATTAGAAAGCTGTTAGGCTCAGACAGACGCACGTTTCCGTTCATCTGCATTCCCGGTCCGTGCTCCTTAACCGCAGCCGTGCTGCTTGGTTTGGGGCAGCCTCTTGCCATCTGAATGAAGACGGTCCTAATCTTCGAAAGTTGCATGAAACAAAAGGCTCAGAAACAACCAGAGGTCACGTGCCCACTAGAAATGATGTCTGCTGTATCTACAGCTAAAATTTATTGACAAATTGGGGTGAACTGCTCAAAAGAAAAACTGGCTTAAAATTCTCAGCatgcctctctgctcagggtctGTGAGGTTTGGGCTGGAGAACCACCGGCCTACGCCAGGGACAGCGGGAGAGGCACCAGTTCTTGCATGCAGAGCACCAAGACAGACGGACGGGAGGAGAGTTGGCCCTGTTCTTGGGGATGGACTtgctaaaaaaaaagtcacagacaCGAAAGGTGCGGCTCTGTGCCAAGCGACCACGGGGTGGCTGGCTTCACGTCACAGCTAAGTTAGCATGAGCACGCTGGTTTGTGAGGCTGGAGAAATGCAGCTGCACGCACCTAgcaagggggaagggagagacaaTCGCCTTTCGCTTTAGGACAAACTACTGAGGACGTGAGAGACTGTGGAGCTTCGTCAGCGCCAAGACAACCCGCTGTCTGACCACTGACTGGACGCAGTTGGAAGCAACCCTACAGCGAAGACCCGCGTATCATTTCTTGATCGTGTCCTGTCAAAACCAAATGATTGTCTCAGGGTCAAAGACTGGCCCTCCTGTGAAATTAAAGGCCTACACTGGCTCTCTAGGTGGACAGGAGCTCAGGCTTCTGTGCTTTCTCTGAGGGGGAACACACCACCGCACAGCGTATCAGGAAAACACTTCAAGAACTAAAATTCATCAAGCTGAAAAACCTAAAATTAGTTCtactttctaagaaaaaaatatataaagtgcaTCATCAGTTATAAAGAATTCTGATACCAGTTTGTATTGCAAATTTTCCCCAACAAAGCATCAAACACAAATCCAGTGCAGCTGTCAGCCATGGGTACAAATATAGCTGGAGggggttttctctcttttctctgtaaGGGCAGAGGTCCTTTGAAATAGTTAATAAAAACTGTGGCTACCACAGGAATAATCTGACACATCCATACTATACTTCTAGCTCCACAGACTAACTTAGACTTGCGCTCAAGACCAGCCCAGTAAAGGAAATTAGCGACAAGCCTAAATCTCTTGCAGTCCGGGCTAGCTGGAGGCCCTCCGTCTCCTCCTTTCGCGTCTGAAGGGAACAGGCTGAGCTGGCAGACAGCGTTTAGGAACCTGAGTTGGTCTGATCAGTTCAATCTGCTTTTATTGAATTCTTGATAACAGGAATAGGATTTGCAGGGAGAGCAGGGGCACTGGAAAGCTCTGCAGTGGGGGTGTCTCCGGGCGGCCCCAAGAGCAGTGGTAGCTAGCCTGAAGAGTTGCCAAGTGGGCTGGGCCGGCGCTGTCTCTGAGACTGCCTCTTCTGTTGCACGTCTTTGGAGGATGTCCGCTACACGCCTACTATCGGGTTAGCGATGTTTGAGGCCGTGCTCCCTGAAGGCCGGGACGGATGGTTTACCAAGCATGTCGAAGGAACAACTCGGGTGACtgtggattttggtggtggacAAGCAGCCAGCTGGGAGGCCGGGTGAGGCTTGTTCTCACCTGATGTGGCCCCCGAGCTTTCACCAGGGCTCGATGGTTGCAAGGAAACTTCAGTGGCCTGGCCCTGGCTCCCAGCGGCAGCAGGGCTATTTCTGCCCTGTGAGCTGGTGGGCATGGGACCGGTCTTCACAGCACAGGTAGGCGGGGCCATCGGCAAGCTGTCTTCACTGGCCACAGACAAGCTAAGGCCACTGTCGGCCAGGGTGGTCAAGTGGACACCCCCCGAGAGCGTGTTCTTCCGCTGGAGCACATGATCTGGCAGCAGCTGGTGAAGTTCCTTTCTTCTTAAATGCAGTGCGGCGATTTTCATGTCCATCTCAAACATCTTGCTGTTGATGGCCTGCCTATAGACCGTGTCTGTGAAAGACTGGATATCATAGGTGAGATCAATACTCAACACCTCTGAGTTCTCTGGCTTCTTTAACACCAATCCAATCACCCACATGGTGCGAAACTCGTCCTTGTCGGGACTTTCTTTTGGTGCCGGAAAGGACTGCGGGTTCACGTGTGCCAGTGTAATGAACTCGTTTTTCTCCAAGCTCCCCACCAGGATTCGGATTTTTGACTCCACCAAGCCCACCCACTCTAGGTGCTGTTTCTCGGTTGGGGCACTAGCTAGAAGGACAATATAATGCTTGTACTTCTGAAAGAAGCTCGGCGCTTCGAAGAGCTTGGACCACTCCGCCTTGCTCAGCAAAATCTCGTGGGTGATGGCGAGTCCTTGCTTAAACTCCTCGATCATGACCATCCGCGTGGAGACAGACACGTTGTAGGTGGAGTTCTGCTGTGGGTAGGCTGGCGTGATGATGGGCATGAGGTGGTACCTGTCGCTGGGGTTGACCCGGGGGTCCCACACAGGCAGGTTAAGGTTCCGTTCTTCAGGCTCTTTCAGCAGCACTGGGTTCGGCCATTCCCACTCAGAGAACACCAGGAAAAACTTGCGAACCAGAGTGGAGGCCACAGCATTTGGGTAGAGCTGGCAGGTTCTTGCCACCAGCATGGCCCATGAAACACCTCCCAGGAAGCCCAGGATGTTGGAATAGATGTTGTGGCACTTGGCCCACAGTTTGATGGCTCGCAGAGTGAGCCGGAAGTTGTCGATGTTGGGAACGAGGTGCAGGATCTCATCGGTCACCCGGCAGCCGTTGAGGCTCCTTATGCACCTGATGTCGAGGTTCTTGAGCAGGCTGTCGTCCCTCAGGTCCAGGTCTTCGGGGATGGTCTGCAGGGCGAGCCTGGCGAACAGAATATCAATCTCGATCCCATCAAAGCAGAGTTTGATCACGGGCACGAAGGCCTCCTCCACGGCCCGGAGATCCCTCACGTCTTGGTGGAGCTTCAACTTGTCATAGAAGGAGGTGAAGAAGTCGCTGCGGTCCACGTGCCGGGGCGCCACGCACAGGGCGTCGATGTCGGCGCCCTTGGTGTGGACCCCCAGCCGGTACGAGCCGAAGGTGAAGATCTTCCCGCCCACGTTTTCCACAACAGCCTGCGGCAGGCTCTTGCTTTCGCTGATTTCTCGGATCCATTCCTTGACCAGGCTATTTAATTTCTCCAAAATTAAAATCCTGCGCTGcagttcctcttcctcctcgAACACGCCGAAGGGCGTCAGGGTTTCGATGAGCTTCTGGGTGAGCGCGCGGTCCGAGTCCCGGGGGGCCGCCTCGCTGATGGGGCAGGAGATGCCCAGCTGCCTGGGCGCCGGCGGGGGCCCCGCAAACGGCATCGTCGCTAGCGCCGGCCCCGCCGGGCCTCGGCCCCCGCCACCGCGACCTCGGCGGCCGCCCGGGTCATGATccgcgggggcgggaggggcgggctcCTCGCAGCCCCGGTCCGAGCCGCTCCAGCTCCGCTCCCGCCGCTTCAAGCGCTTCTCGGCCGGCCCTGCGGCCCCAACATGGCGCCCGGGCCCTCGGCGGGGCGTTCTAGAATGGCCgccgcgcgcacgcgcacacagcAAGCACGGGGGACGCACACGCACGCGGGGGCGCGCGAGGGGGACGCGCGCACAAACGGGAGCGTGCGTCCATACACACaccggggacacacacacacggggcgcatacatgcacacacacgggcacacacatacacacacaccgggcatgcacacgaacacacacacgagacgcacacacacacaggtacgcACGTACTCACACACCGggcacacacacgaacacacacggGGTGCACACACGTGGGCAcgcacgtatacacacacaccggcacacacataaacacacacagacggCGCACACACGgggcgcacgtgcacacacaatgGCAGGCGGATgggcgcacacacacaaatgggggcacacgcacgcacacatacgGGGCGTGGATGGACACACAGTGTtgggcacacacacacggggcgcccgtgtgtgcgcgcgcgcgcacacacacacacacacacacacacggggcgcATGGGGCAGCTTGGAGGCGGCGCCAGCCCAGGTCATGCCTGATCCAATCTGGTCAGGGGATCCGTGGCCACGGCCGATTGCCCTAGCTGCCCTTTCCTCTGGCCCAGCAGAGCTCTGTCCACTCCAGGCATATCCTCAGGCCCTGTCCTCAAGAATTCACCCAGCGACGGGTGTTGAGGAGGCGGAGACTGACTCTGGGGGGTCAGTCTGACTGGGAACAGACACGGGCAGCTGCACCAGAGCCCCAAGTGGGGCTCCCCTCCTCTGCACGCCCCTCCTCTGCACCCTGTCCTCCGAgtgcccctccctctgctcccccatccTCTCTGCGCCTCTCCCTCTGTGCACCCTTCTGTCtgtgccagccccctccccagccaagTCCTCCACATGCCCCACCTGCCCAGACCCCCACTTCTGGGACGATTTTCTGGTTTTTTAAAACCTCTTCCGGCACTCTCTTGTGATTTCCCCAAGCTCCTCTGCCTTTTTGGATGACGTCTGttcttgttttctctcctttgctcCAAACATTAAGCACAAGCTCTGTAGCCAGTGGGCCTGATCTGTTCTATCTAGGAATGGATACGCCTCGGGTCCAGGAAAAGGTCTATGTCTTGCACACCACAGAACCAGCCAAGTTTGGTCTTTGACATcactatggtcctctgagcacccctatGTGtcgccccaaataaaaaacaaagataatgGGAGTGGAAGTCGAGGAGCCCCGGTCACCTCCTGATCCTTTCTGGGGGCGCAACTCGTGTTGTATGGGGGTGTGAGTTCATCTGTGGCCAGGCTGGCATAGCCGGGTGGAGCCCGGGAGGCCCTGCCAGGAACCATCTGCTGGCAGGTGATATGTGCCAAGCACCAAGTGAGGAATTCGAGCGGACCCTTCCCCAGGGACCAGCCATGTCACAGCCATGTGCCTTTGCAGCTACGGGGTCAGATTCTCTCTGGCCTGCCTCCTGGACCCTCACTTCCCCGGCGCTGAGATGCTCCTCAATGTTGCCTCCCCACTGCTTTCTTAGACGCAGCCACAGGAGGCACGGCCCAGTACTGAATGGAGAAAGGTCTCCCCATGACCCTACGGCTGCCGCACAGAAGCCGTTTTCCTGCCCAGCGTAGCGCCAAGTGCAATGAGCTGGTAGGGGCAGCACGCGGGCTCCTGTGGTTGGTGCTTCTCTGGCTGCCCCCATCACACGCCCTGCTAGGTCATCACAGCTGCCAGTGGTTAGCCATCTGTGCCTTCTGCCGTGTGGTCGGTGACTCTTGCCCCAGCTCTAGGTCCCAGTGACCCCCCCCCTTCAGAGTCTCAGAGGCTCCAGGAGGGGGCAGTCCCTCCCACCACCGTCTGCGCCTCTCTCAGTAGCACCCCTCCCAGTTGGAAGTGGCACCTCCACCAGCCACCCGCAGGCACTGCAGAGCAGcactgctcctctctcctcaccctcAGCACCGACTGGCCCACAGAGTCCACCTCCAGGGAGTGTCCCGCCAAGCAGCACACAAAACTACACCCTGTGTCCCCCCCATCTCCAGGAGATCTGAAGGTGCAGGAGTCAGCTCCCTGCAGGGAAaggcggagggtgggggcggagccacaggacagcagggcgggcacttgccttgcacgaagctgccctgagtgtgatccccagcatcccatatggtccctcgaggatgctaggaataattgctgagcttaggaccaggagtgacccctgagcattgctgggtatggcccgactcctccccctcaaaaaaaaaaaaaaaaacaacctagagTTAAAAAAGGAAGGCGGAGAGAGAAATGCTCCTGACCCAATAGGGCACATGCCAATGGCTCGGACCAAACAGCAGCGCAAGGAGCCAGCACCCTGCTTGACCTCTGGCCCAGCAGGCGTCCATCTGCAGTGCCAGCGACAGCCCAGCGAGCTCAAGCATGGCCTGGCACCTTGACTCTGACCTTAGCAGCTGACCAGGGGGTGAGATGAGGCCAGCCCACATGCAGTGGGCACTCACGGGTCTGGTTTACATTTCCCGGCCAGTGGGCACCACTGTCTGCAAGTACCTAACGCATGGCCATCCTTTTTCTCCCAGCAGTGGCCACTGCTATTTCTCAGGTCACAGACCCATCTCACCTCCGGGCACTACTCCCGGCTGGCACAGGACCCCAACCCCGACCCTGTGATTCTCACTTACGTCCAGGTCTTCAGTTCCTGCCCAGGAGGGACCCAGTGACCCTTCTCTGTGAGCAGAGACCACCTCTTGCAGCCTGTGATCCTCTCTATGGGgcaccaacaccccccaccccagtaccATCAGCCACCAACGGCCACCTCTGCCTCTCACTACCCCCTCTGCCCCTCAATAtatcatctttttttgttgttttttgagtcacacccgacaacgctcagggttactcctgactctatactcaggaattacttcaggtgctcgggacaccatatggggtactggggatggaacctgggtcggccacatgtaaggaaaatgccctcccctttgtactatctctctggcccctcaatatATCATCTCGATGCACAGAGAGCAGCAAGATCAGGCTCAGGAATGTCTCAAACTTCCTCAGGGACTTTTTAAGTCCCTTTGGGTAAGATTGTAAAGAAGTTTGGGGAGAGGAAGCACAGTGGATAAGGAatctgcctggcatgcagcccttCTGGCTCAGTACCTAACACCACAGTGCCCCTGACCCCCATCCCCATGAAACCACTGGCAACAGCTGCCAACATACACTTGGCCCTGGT from Sorex araneus isolate mSorAra2 chromosome 4, mSorAra2.pri, whole genome shotgun sequence includes these protein-coding regions:
- the PAPOLB gene encoding poly(A) polymerase beta, yielding MPFAGPPPAPRQLGISCPISEAAPRDSDRALTQKLIETLTPFGVFEEEEELQRRILILEKLNSLVKEWIREISESKSLPQAVVENVGGKIFTFGSYRLGVHTKGADIDALCVAPRHVDRSDFFTSFYDKLKLHQDVRDLRAVEEAFVPVIKLCFDGIEIDILFARLALQTIPEDLDLRDDSLLKNLDIRCIRSLNGCRVTDEILHLVPNIDNFRLTLRAIKLWAKCHNIYSNILGFLGGVSWAMLVARTCQLYPNAVASTLVRKFFLVFSEWEWPNPVLLKEPEERNLNLPVWDPRVNPSDRYHLMPIITPAYPQQNSTYNVSVSTRMVMIEEFKQGLAITHEILLSKAEWSKLFEAPSFFQKYKHYIVLLASAPTEKQHLEWVGLVESKIRILVGSLEKNEFITLAHVNPQSFPAPKESPDKDEFRTMWVIGLVLKKPENSEVLSIDLTYDIQSFTDTVYRQAINSKMFEMDMKIAALHLRRKELHQLLPDHVLQRKNTLSGGVHLTTLADSGLSLSVASEDSLPMAPPTCAVKTGPMPTSSQGRNSPAAAGSQGQATEVSLQPSSPGESSGATSGENKPHPASQLAACPPPKSTVTRVVPSTCLVNHPSRPSGSTASNIANPIVGV